Part of the candidate division WOR-3 bacterium genome, TCTTAAATCTTGTCTCCCGCCATTATGTGGAGGAGATAAAGAGTGAGGATTTGATAAAGTCTGCCATCAATGGGATGTTAAATGAATTAGACCCCTATTCCCAATATTTAGATGCCGCTGAATATCGGGAATTACAGGTGAAAACCCAGGCGAAATTTGGCGGGATCGGTATCCAGATCGGCATCCGGGACAACATCCTAACTGTTATCTCCCCTATTGAAGGCACGCCAGCCTATCGGGCGGGTTTACAGGCGGGTGACCAGATAATTGAGATTGATGGCGAACCGACCGAAGGATGGTCTGTTTCCGAGGCGGTAAAAAGAATAAGAGGGACACCGGGCACAAAGATTAAGATCAAAATCAGGCGGGAAGCGATAAGAGAGGAATTTGAAGTCACTCTGGTAAGAGAGATAATCAATATCAAATCGGTTCCCTATGCCGGAATGGTAAAAGATGATATCGGCTATGTCCGCTTAGCAGATTTTTCCCAAGTCGCCCGCCCCGAATTGGAAAGCGCCCTTGACTCCTTAGTGAGAGAAGGGGCGAAGAAGTTTATCTTTGACCTGCGGGGTAATTCCGGAGGTTTATTACAGGAGGGTTTTGAGGTCTCCAACCTCTTTCTTCCCACTGGGCGCACTGTCGTCAGTGTGAAAGGAAGAGATCCGAGGAACAATCGGGATTTTGTGACAAAGGAGGATGGGAAATACCTATCCCAGCCGCTCGTTCTCTTGGTGGACCGGGGAAGTGCCTCGGCTTCGGAGATCGTGGCGGGCTGCCTCCAAGACTGGGAAAGAGCGTTCGTAATCGGCGAAACCACCTTCGGGAAAGGTTCGGTCCAAACTATCCACCCCTTAGACGAATCAACCGCTTTGAAATTAACCACCGCCTATTGGTTTACCCCCGCCGGTCGGAGTATCCACCGGCCGGTCAAAAGGGATACGATGAAAGAAAAGACCACCAAAGGATATCGCACCTTAGGGCGCCTAAAAAGAGAGATTTACGGAAAGGGCGGGATTGCTCCCGATCTCTACCTCCCCTATCCCTTATTACCAAAATTCATTGCTAAGGCCGGCCGGGAGATCTTTTTCGACTTTGCGGTAAGATATAAGGCGAAACATAAAGAAATAAAAAAACCGATTTCGGTCACCCCTGAACTCCTTCAAGAGTTCCAAAATTTCCTCCAGCAGAAGAAGATTGATTTCACCTCGGCGGAGTTTGATTCCGCCCGGGAGATTATCACCCAGGAGATTGAAAGGGAAATCGCAGCTAAATTAGAAGGGACAAAGGGTGAATACGAAGTCCGCCTCGCCTACGACCCCCATATAAAGAAAGCGGTTGAACTTTTAAGCCTTGCCCAAAGGCAAGAGGATCTATTTGAAAAGTAGTTATCCCTTCTTTCTAAATTTACACTTTGGATAATTGGCGCAACT contains:
- a CDS encoding S41 family peptidase, which produces MRKTLILLGLILALILTTWFSAQLWAQRENVLQSLRLFSDILNLVSRHYVEEIKSEDLIKSAINGMLNELDPYSQYLDAAEYRELQVKTQAKFGGIGIQIGIRDNILTVISPIEGTPAYRAGLQAGDQIIEIDGEPTEGWSVSEAVKRIRGTPGTKIKIKIRREAIREEFEVTLVREIINIKSVPYAGMVKDDIGYVRLADFSQVARPELESALDSLVREGAKKFIFDLRGNSGGLLQEGFEVSNLFLPTGRTVVSVKGRDPRNNRDFVTKEDGKYLSQPLVLLVDRGSASASEIVAGCLQDWERAFVIGETTFGKGSVQTIHPLDESTALKLTTAYWFTPAGRSIHRPVKRDTMKEKTTKGYRTLGRLKREIYGKGGIAPDLYLPYPLLPKFIAKAGREIFFDFAVRYKAKHKEIKKPISVTPELLQEFQNFLQQKKIDFTSAEFDSAREIITQEIEREIAAKLEGTKGEYEVRLAYDPHIKKAVELLSLAQRQEDLFEK